Proteins from a genomic interval of Benincasa hispida cultivar B227 chromosome 7, ASM972705v1, whole genome shotgun sequence:
- the LOC120082041 gene encoding WRKY transcription factor 55, with protein sequence MEEAISLILRGCSLARQLEFNVLNLGNTNINIPDQPHFMARTCDEILGVFSAAKDRLSSQERPPFTAVQREVGLDEWLRSTCSQAMELAQMQMKPPAPPSTVVAVPASVEDSGKLMAMGFSSSSSSSTKARRRKDDTEKRTVRVAAPRIGNTELPPDDGFTWRKYGQKEILGSRFPRGYFRCTHQKLYHCPAKKHVQRLDERSHTFEVTYRGDHTCHMSATAPSALPPPSVAGGQHTSQFRPTSAGWLSMEVVSSGSASGGPATVRYGKDVADQFPVLDMADVMFNSGTNSSNSMDSIFAAYVVDDDHHKWEKDDKKN encoded by the exons ATGGAGGAAGCCATTTCTTTGATCCTTCGTGGGTGTTCTTTGGCAAGGCAATTAGAATTcaatgttttaaatttgggaaaTACTAATATTAATATTCCTGATCAACCCCATTTCATGGCTCGAACTTGTGATGAGATTTTGGGTGTTTTTTCCGCCGCCAAGGACCGGCTGAGCAGTCAAGAACGGCCGCCTTTCACGGCGGTGCAACGGGAGGTGGGGTTGGACGAGTGGCTGAGATCTACTTGTTCCCAAGCTATGGAGTTGGCGCAAATGCAGATGAAACCACCGGCACCACCGTCTACGGTGGTAGCGGTGCCTGCCTCCGTGGAGGATTCCGGGAAGCTTATGGCAAtgggtttttcttcttcttcctcttcgtCGACGAAAGCACGAAGACG AAAGGATGATACAGAGAAGAGAACGGTGAGGGTGGCGGCGCCGCGCATCGGAAACACAGAGCTGCCGCCGGACGACGGCTTCACATGGCGGAAATATGGACAGAAGGAGATTCTTGGCTCTAGGTTTCCCag AGGCTATTTCCGATGCACCCACCAGAAGCTCTACCACTGCCCAGCCAAAAAGCACGTGCAACGTCTCGACGAACGATCCCACACGTTCGAAGTCACCTACCGCGGCGACCACACGTGCCACATGTCCGCCACCGCTCCCTCCGCTCTGCCACCGCCGTCAGTCGCCGGCGGCCAACATACATCCCAGTTCCGCCCCACCTCTGCCGGCTGGCTTTCAATGGAGGTCGTCAGTTCCGGGTCGGCCTCCGGCGGTCCGGCGACCGTACGGTACGGGAAAGACGTGGCCGATCAGTTTCCGGTGTTAGACATGGCTGACGTCATGTTCAACTCCGGCACCAACAGTAGTAATAGTATGGACTCTATATTCGCCGCTTACGTGGTAGACGATGACCATcacaagtgggagaaagacgaCAAGAAGAAttag